The following are from one region of the Eulemur rufifrons isolate Redbay chromosome 17, OSU_ERuf_1, whole genome shotgun sequence genome:
- the APC gene encoding adenomatous polyposis coli protein isoform X8 — MASSGQIDLLERLKELNLDSSNFPGVKLRSKMSLRSYGSREGSVSSRSGECSPVPMGSFPRRGFVNGSRESTGYLEELEKERSLLLADLDKEEKEKDWYYAQLQNLTKRIDSLPLTENFSLQTDMTRRQLEYEARQIRVAMEEQLGTCQDMEKRAQRRIARIQQIEKDILRIRQLLQSQATEAERSSQSKHEASSHEAERQNEGQGVAEINMATSGSGQGSTTRMDHETASVLSSSSTHSAPRRLTSHLGTKVEMVYSLLSMLGTHDKDDMSRTLLAMSSSQDSCISMRQSGCLPLLIQLLHGNDKDSVLLGNSRGSKEARARASAALHNIIHSQPDDKRGRREIRVLHLLEQIRAYCETCWEWQEAHEQGMDQDKNPMPAPVEHQICPAVCVLMKLSFDEEHRHAMNELGRKATRGISSQELGQGLSGGLQAIAELLQVDCEMYGLTNDHYSITLRRYAGMALTNLTFGDVANKATLCSMKGCMRALVAQLKSESEDLQQVIASVLRNLSWRADVNSKKTLREVGSVKALMECALEVKKESTLKSVLSALWNLSAHCTENKADICAVDGALAFLVGTLTYRSQTNTLAIIESGGGILRNVSSLIATNEDHRQILRENNCLQTLLQHLKSHSLTIVSNACGTLWNLSARNPKDQEALWDMGAVSMLKNLIHSKHKMIAMGSAAALRNLMANRPAKYKDANIMSPGSSLPSLHVRKQKALEAELDAQHLSETFDNIDNLSPKASHRSKQRHKQNLYGDYVFDTNRHDDNRSDNFNTGNMTVLSPYLNTTVLPSSSSSRGSLDSSRSEKDRSLERERGIGLGNYHPTTENPGTSSKRGLQISTTAAQIAKVMEEVSAIHTSQEDRSSGSTTELHCVTEERNALRRSSAAHTHSNTYNFTKPENSNRTCSMPYAKLEYKRSSNDSLNSVSSSDGYGKRGQMKPSIESYSEDDESKFCSYGQYPADLAHKIHSANHMDDNDGELDTPINYSLKYSDEQLNSGRQSPSQNERWARPKHIIEDEIKQSEQRQSRSQSTTYPVYTESTDDKHLKFQPHFGQQECVSPYRSRGASGSETNRVGSNHGINQNVSQSLCQEDDYEDDKPTNYSERYSEEEQHEEEERPTNYSIKYNEEKHHVDQPIDYSLKYATDISSSQKQSFSFSKSSSGQSTKTEHISSSSENTSTPSSNSKRQNQLHPSSAQSRSGQTQKATSCKVSSINQETIQTYCVEDTPICFSRCSSLSSLSSAEDEIGCDQTTQEADSANTLQIAEIKENSGTRSTEDPVSEVPAVSQHIRTKSSRLQASGLSSESTRQKAVEFSSGAKSPSKSGAQTPKSPPEHYVQETPLMFSRCTSVSSLDSFESRSIASSVQSEPCSGMVSGIISPSDLPDSPGQTMPPSRSKTPPPPPQTVQTKREVPKNKVPPAEKRDSGPKQAAVNAAVQRVQVLPDADTLLHFATESTPDGFSCSSSLSALSLDEPFIQKDVELRIMPPVQENDNGNETESEPPEESNENQEKETEKPIDSEKDLLDDSDDDDIEILEECIISAMPTKSSHKAKKPAQTASKLPPPVARKPSQLPVYKLLPSQNRIQSQKHVSFTPGDDMPRVYCVEGTPINFSTATSLSDLTIESPPNELAAGETVRAGAQSGEFEKRDTIPTEGRSTDEAQRGKTSSITVPELDDNKTEEGDILAECINSAMPKGKSHKPFRVKKIMDQVQQASVSSPGTNKNQLDGKKKKPTSPVKPIPQNTECRAHVRKNADSKNTLSAERAFSDNKDSKKQNLKNNPKDFNNKLPNNEDRVRGSFTFDSPHHYTPIEGTPYCFSRNDSLSSLDFDDDDVDLSREKAELRKGKENKVSETKVTSHTELSSSNQQSVNKTQAVTKHPINRGQSKPVLQKQSTFPQSSKDIPDRGAATDEKLQNFAIENTPVCFSRNSSLSSLSDIDQENNNNKENEPIKETEPPDSQGEPNKPQASGYAPKSFHVEDTPVCFSRNSSLSSLSIDSEDDLLQECISSAMPKKKKPSRLKGDHEKHSPRNMGGILAEDLTLDLKDIQRPDSEHGLSPDSENFDWKAIQEGANSIVSSLHQAAAAACLSRQASSDSDSILSLKSGISLGSPFHLTPDQEEKPFASNKGPRILKPGEKSTLETKKIECENKGIKGGKKVYKSLITGKVRSNSEVSSQMKQPLQTNMPSISRGRTMIHIPGVRNSSSSTSPVSKKGPPLKTPASKSPSEGQTATTSPRGPKPSVKSELSPVARQASQIGGSNKGSSRSGSRDSTPSRPAQQPLSRPMQSPGRNSISPGRNGISPPNKLSQLPRTSSPSTASTKSSGSGKMSYTSPGRQMSQQNLTKQTGLSKNGSSIPRSESASKGLNQMNNSNGANKKVELSRMSSTKSSGSESDRSERPVLVRQSTFIKEAPSPTLRRKLEESASFESLSPSSRPDSPTRSQAQTPVLSPSLPDMSLSTHSSVQAGGWRKLPPNLSPTVEYNDGRPAKRHDIARSHSESPSRLPINRAGTWKREHSKHSSSLPRVSTWRRTGSSSSILSASSESSEKAKSEDEKHVNSISGTKQSKENQVSTKGTWRKIKESEISPTNSTSQTTSSGATNGAESKTLIYQMAPAVSKTEDVWVRIEDCPINNPRSGRSPTGNTPPVIDSVSEKGNPNVKDSKDNQGKQNVGNGAASVRTTGLENRLNSFIQVDAPDQKGTETKPGQSNPVPASETNESSIAERTPFSSSSSSKHSSPSGTVAARVTPFNYNPSPRKSSADSTSARPSQIPTPVNNNTKKRDSKTDSAESSGTQSPKRHSGSYLVTSV; from the exons GTGGAAATGGTGTATTCATTGTTGTCAATGCTTGGTACTCATGATAAGGATGATATGTCGCGAACTTTGCTAGCTATGTCTAGCTCCCAAGACAGCTGTATATCCATGCGACAGTCTGGATGTCTTCCTCTCCTCATCCAGCTTTTACATGGCAATGACAAAGACTCTGTATTGTTGGGAAATTCCCGGGGCAGTAAAGAGGCTCGGGCCAGGGCCAGTGCAGCACTCCACAACATCATTCACTCACAGCCTGATGACAAGAGAGGCAGGCGTGAAATCCGAGTCCTTCATCTTTTGGAACAGATACGAGCTTACTGTGAAACCTGTTGGGAGTGGCAGGAAGCCCATGAACAAGGCATGGACCAGGACAAAAATCCAA tgccAGCTCCTGTTGAACATCAGATCTGTCCTGCTGTGTGTGTTCTAATGAAACTTTCATTTGATGAAGAACATAGACATGCAATGAATGAACTTG gTAGGAAGGCTACCCGGGGCATTTCATCACAGGAGCTAGGGCAGGGGCTTTCAG GGGGACTACAGGCCATTGCAGAGTTATTGCAAGTGGACTGTGAAATGTATGGGCTTACTAATGACCACTACAGTATTACATTAAGACGATATGCTGGGATGGCTTTGACAAACTTGACTTTCGGAGATGTAGCCAACAAG GCTACGCTATGCTCTATGAAAGGCTGCATGAGAGCACTTGTGGCCCAACTAAAATCTGAAAGTGAAGACTTACAGCAG GTTATTGCAAGTGTTTTGAGGAATTTGTCTTGGCGAGCAGATGTAAATAGTAAAAAGACATTGCGGGAAGTTGGAAGTGTGAAAGCGTTGATGGAATGTGCTTTGGAAGTTAAAAAG GAATCAACCCTCAAAAGTGTACTGAGTGCCTTATGGAATTTGTCAGCACACTGCACTGAGAATAAAGCTGACATATGTGCTGTAGATGGTGCACTTGCATTTTTGGTTGGCACTCTCACTTACCGGAGCCAGACAAATACTTTagccattattgaaagtggaggTGGGATATTACGGAATGTGTCCAGCTTGATAGCTACAAATGAAGACCACAG gCAAATCCTAAGAGAGAACAACTGCCTACAAACCTTATTACAACACTTGAAATCTCACAGTTTGACAATAGTCAGTAATGCATGCGGAACTTTGTGGAATCTCTCAGCAAGAAATCCTAAAGACCAGGAAGCATTATGGGACATGGGGGCAGTCAGCATGCTCAAGAACCTTATTCATTCAAAGCACAAAATGATTGCTATGGGAAGTGCTGCAGCTCTGAGGAATCTCATGGCAAATAGACCTGCAAAGTATAAGGATGCCAATATTATGTCACCTGGTTCAAGCTTGCCATCTCTTCATGTTAGGAAGCAAAAAGCCCTAGAAGCAGAATTAGATGCTCAGCATTTATCAGAAACTTTTGACAATATTGACAATTTAAGTCCCAAGGCATCTCATCGTAGTAAACAGAGGCACAAACAAAATCTCTATGGCGACTATGTTTTTGACACCAATCGACATGATGATAATAGGTCAGACAATTTTAATACTGGAAACATGACTGTCCTTTCACCATATTTGAATACTACAGTATTACCCAGCTCCTCTTCATCAAGGGGAAGTTTAGATAGTTCTCGTTCTGAAAAAGATAGAAGTTTGGAGAGGGAACGAGGAATTGGCCTAGGCAACTACCATCCAACAACAGAAAATCCAGGAACCTCCTCAAAACGAGGTTTGCAGATCTCCACCACTGCAGCACAGATTGCTAAAGTCATGGAAGAAGTATCAGCCATTCATACCTCCCAGGAAGACAGAAGCTCTGGGTCTACCACTGAGTTACACTGTGTGACAGAGGAGAGGAATGCACTAAGAAGAAGCTCTGCTGCCCACACACATTCAAACACTTATAATTTCACTAAGCCAGAAAATTCAAATAGGACATGTTCTATGCCTTATGCCAAACTGGAATATAAGAGATCTTCAAATGATAGTTTAAATAGTGTCAGTAGTAGTGATGGTTATGGTAAAAGAGGTCAAATGAAACCCTCAATTGAATCCTATTCTGAAGATGATGAAAGTAAGTTTTGCAGTTATGGTCAATATCCAGCTGACCTAGCCCATAAAATACATAGTGCAAATCATATGGATGATAATGATGGAGAACTAGATACACCAATAAATTATAGTCTTAAATATTCAGATGAGCAGTTGAACTCTGGAAGGCAAAGTCCTTCACAGAATGAAAGATGGGCAAGACCCAAACACATAatagaagatgaaataaaacaaagtgaGCAAAGACAATCAAGGAGTCAAAGCACAACTTATCCCGTATATACTGAGAGCACTGATGATAAACACCTCAAGTTCCAGCCACATTTTGGACAGCAGGAATGTGTTTCCCCATATAGGTCAAGGGGAGCCAGTGGTTCAGAAACAAATCGAGTGGGTTCTAATCATGGGATTAATCAAAATGTAAGCCAGTCTTTGTGTCAGGAAGATGACTATGAAGATGATAAGCCAACCAACTATAGTGAACGTTACTCTGAGGAAGAGCAACATGAAGAAGAAGAGAGACCAACAAATTATAgcataaaatataatgaagaaaaacatcaTGTGGATCAGCCTATTGATTATAGTTTGAAATATGCCACAGACATTTCTTCCTCACAGAAACAGTCATTTTCATTCTCAAAGAGTTCGTCTGGACAAAGTACTAAAACTGAACATATCTCTTCAAGCAGTGAGAATACATCCACACCTTCATCTAATTCCAAGAGGCAGAATCAGCTCCATCCAAGTTCAGCCCAAAGTAGAAGTGGTCAGACTCAAAAAGCTACCTCTTGCAAAGTTTCCTCTATCAACCAAGAAACCATACAGACTTACTGTGTTGAAGATACCCCAATATGTTTTTCAAGGTGTAGTTCATTATCATCTTTGTCATCAGCTGAAGATGAAATAGGATGTGATCAGACAACACAGGAGGCAGATTCTGCTAATACTTTGCAGatagcagaaataaaagaaaacagtggaACTAGGTCAACTGAAGATCCTGTGAGTGAGGTTCCAGCAGTGTCACAGCACATTAGAACCAAATCCAGCAGACTCCAGGCTTCTGGTTTATCTTCAGAATCAACCAGGCAAAAAGCTGTTGAATTTTCTTCAGGGGCCAAATCGCCCTCCAAAAGTGGTGCTCAGACACCCAAAAGTCCACCGGAGCACTATGTTCAGGAGACTCCACTCATGTTTAGCAGATGTACTTCTGTCAGTTCACTTGACAGTTTTGAGAGTCGTTCGATTGCCAGCTCTGTTCAGAGTGAACCATGCAGTGGCATGGTAAGTGGCATTATAAGCCCCAGTGACCTCCCAGATAGCCCTGGACAAACCATGCCACCAAGCAGAAGTAAaacccctccacctcctcctcaaaCAGTTCAAACCAAGCGAGAGGTACCTAAAAATAAAGTACCTCCTGCCGAAAAGCGAGATAGCGGCCCTAAGCAAGCTGCTGTAAACGCTGCGGTTCAGAGGGTCCAGGTTCTTCCAGATGCTGATACTTTATTACATTTTGCCACAGAAAGTACTCCAGATGGATTTTCTTGTTCATCTAGCCTGAGTGCTCTGAGTCTTGATGAGCCATTTATACAAAAAGATGTGGAATTAAGAATAATGCCTCCGGTTCAGGAAAATGACAATGGGAATGAAACAGAATCAGAACCACCTGAGGAATCAAATGAAAACcaggaaaaagagacagaaaaacctATTGATTCTGAGAAAGATCTATTAGATGATTCAGATGATGATGATATTGAAATACTAGAAGAATGTATTATTTCTGCCATGCCAACAAAGTCATCACATAAAGCCAAAAAACCAGCCCAGACTGCTTCAAAATTACCTCCCCCTGTGGCGAGGAAACCAAGTCAACTTCCTGTGTACAAACTTCTACCATCACAAAACAGGATACAGTCACAAAAGCATGTTAGTTTTACACCAGGAGATGATATGCCACGAGTGTATTGTGTAGAAGGGACACCTATAAACTTTTCCACAGCTACATCTCTAAGTGATCTAACAATAGAGTCTCCTCCAAATGAGTTAGCtgctggagaaactgttagagcAGGAGCACAGTCAGGTGAGTTTGAAAAACGAGATACCATTCCTACAGAAGGCAGAAGTACAGATGAGGCTCAAAGAGGAAAAACCTCATCTATAACTGTACCTGAATTGGATGACAATAAAACAGAGGAAGGTGATATTCTTGCAGAATGCATTAATTCTGCTATGCCCAAAGGAAAAAGTCACAAGCCTTTCCGTGTGAAAAAGATAATGGACCAGGTCCAGCAAGCATCTGTGTCTTCACCTGGAACTAACAAAAATCAATTAGatggtaagaaaaagaaacctaCTTCACCAGTAAAACCTATACCACAAAATACTGAATGTAGGGCACATGTAAGAAAAAATGCAGACTCAAAAAATACTTTAAGTGCTGAAAGAGCTTTCTCAGACAACAAAGattcaaagaaacagaacttGAAAAATAATCCCAAGGACTTCAATAATAAGCTACCAAATAATGAAGATAGAGTCAGAGGAAGTTTTACTTTTGATTCACCTCATCACTACACACCCATTGAAGGAACACCTTACTGTTTTTCACGAAATGATTCTTTGAGTTCTCTAgattttgatgatgatgatgttgaccTTTCCAGGGAAAAGGCTGAattaagaaaagggaaagaaaataaggtCTCAGAAACTAAAGTTACCAGTCACACAGAACTATCCTCTTCAAATCAACAATCGGTTAATAAGACACAAGCTGTTACAAAACATCCAATAAATCGAGGTCAATCTAAACCTGTACTGCAGAAACAATCCACTTTTCCTCAGTCATCCAAAGACATTCCAGACAGAGGAGCAGCAACTGAtgaaaaattacagaattttgcTATTGAAAATACTCCAGTTTGCTTTTCTCGTAATTCCTCTCTGAGTTCTCTCAGTGACATTGaccaagaaaacaataataacaaagaaaatgaacCTATCAAAGAGACCGAGCCCCCTGACTCACAGGGAGAACCAAATAAACCTCAGGCATCTGGTTATGCTCCTAAATCTTTTCATGTTGAAGACACCCCCGTTTGTTTCTCAAGAAACAGTTCTCTCAGTTCTCTTAGTATTGACTCTGAAGATGACCTGTTGCAGGAATGTATAAGTTCTGcaatgccaaaaaagaaaaagccttcaAGACTCAAGGGTGATCATGAAAAACATAGTCCCAGAAATATGGGAGGCATATTAGCTGAAGACTTGACACTTGATTTGAAAGATATACAGAGACCAGATTCAGAACATGGTTTATCCCCTGATTCAGAAAATTTTGATTGGAAAGCTATCCAGGAAGGTGCAAATTCCATAGTGAGTAGTTTACAtcaagctgctgctgctgcatgtTTATCTAGACAAGCTTCATCTGATTCAGATTCCATCCTTTCACTGAAATCAGGCATCTCTCTGGGATCACCATTTCATCTTACACCTGATCAAGAGGAAAAACCCTTTGCAAGTAATAAAGGCCCACGAATTCTAAAACCTGGGGAGAAAAGTACATTGGAAACTAAAAAGATAGAATGTGAAAATAAAGGaatcaaaggaggaaaaaaagtttataaaagttTGATTACTGGAAAAGTGCGATCTAATTCAGAAGTTTCAAGCCAAATGAAGCAGCCCCTTCAAACAAACATGCCTTCAATCTCTCGAGGTAGGACAATGATTCATATTCCAGGAGTTCGAAATAGCTCCTCAAGTACAAGTCCTGTTTCTAAAAAAGGTCCACCCCTTAAGACTCCAGCCTCCAAAAGCCCTAGTGAAGGTCAGACAGCCACCACTTCTCCCAGGGGACCCAAGCCATCGGTGAAATCAGAATTGAGTCCTGTTGCCAGGCAGGCATCCCAAATAGGTGGGTCAAATAAAGGGTCTTCTAGATCAGGATCCAGAGATTCCACTCCTTCAAGACCTGCCCAGCAGCCATTAAGTAGACCTATGCAGTCTCCAGGACGAAATTCAATTTCCCCTGGTAGAAACGGAATAAGTCCTCCTAACAAATTATCTCAACTGCCAAGGACGTCATCCCCTAGTACTGCTTCAACTAAGTCCTCAGGTTCTGGGAAAATGTCATATACATCTCCAGGCAGACAGATGAGCCAGCAGAACCTTACCAAACAAACAGGTTTATCCAAGAATGGCAGTAGCATCCCAAGAAGTGAGTCTGCCTCCAAAGGACTAAATCAGATGAATAATAGCAATGGAGCCAATAAAAAGGTAGAACTTTCTAGAATGTCTTCAACTAAATCAAGTGGAAGTGAATCTGATAGATCAGAAAGACCTGTATTAGTACGCCAGTCAACTTTCATCAAAGAAGCTCCAAGCCCAACCTTAAGGAGAAAATTGGAGGAATCTGCTTCATTTgaatctctgtctccatcttctAGACCAGATTCTCCCACTAGGTCCCAGGCACAAACTCCAGTTTTAAGTCCTTCCCTTCCTGATATGTCTTTATCCACACATTCATCTGTTCAGGCTGGTGGATGGCGAAAACTTCCGCCTAATCTCAGTCCCACAGTAGAGTATAATGATGGAAGACCAGCAAAGCGTCATGATATAGCCCGCTCCCATTCTGAAAGTCCTTCCAGACTTCCAATCAATAGGGCAGGAACCTGGAAACGTGAACACAGCAAACACTCATCATCCCTTCCTCGAGTAAGCACTTGGAGAAGAACTGGAAGTTCCTCTTCAATTCTTTCTGCTTCCTCAGAATCcagtgaaaaagcaaaaagtgaagATGAAAAACATGTGAACTCTATTTCAGGAACCAAACAAAGTAAAGAAAACCAAGTATCCACAAAAGgaacatggagaaaaataaaagaaagtgaaatttcTCCCACAAATAGTACTTCTCAGACCACTTCCTCAGGTGCTACAAATGGTGCTGAATCAAAGACTCTAATTTATCAAATGGCACCTGCTGTTTCTAAAACAGAGGATGTTTGGGTTAGAATTGAGGACTGTCCCATTAACAACCCTAGATCTGGAAGGTCTCCCACAGGTAATACTCCCCCAGTGATTGACAGTGTTTCAGAAAAAGGAAACCCAAATGTTAAAGATTCAAAAGATAATCAGGGAAAACAAAATGTGGGTAATGGCGCTGCTTCCGTGCGCACCACGGGTTTGGAAAATCGTCTGAACTCCTTTATTCAGGTGGATGCCCCAGACCAAAAAGGAACTGAGACAAAACCGGGACAAAGTAATCCAGTCCCTGCATCAGAGACCAATGAAAGTTCCATAGCAGAGCGCACCCCATTCAGTTCTAGCAGCTCAAGCAAACACAGTTCACCTAGTGGGACTGTTGCTGCCAGAGTGACTCCATTTAATTACAACCCAAGCCCTAGGAAAAGCAGCGCAGATAGCACTTCAGCCCGGCCGTCTCAGATCCCAACACCAGTGAATAACAACACGAAGAAACGAGACTCAAAAACTGACAGTGCAGAATCCAGTGGAACTCAAAGTCCTAAGCGCCATTCTGGGTCTTACCTTGTGACATCTGTTTGA